A single region of the Vicia villosa cultivar HV-30 ecotype Madison, WI linkage group LG4, Vvil1.0, whole genome shotgun sequence genome encodes:
- the LOC131597935 gene encoding uncharacterized mitochondrial protein AtMg01250-like has protein sequence MGFNDKWRKWTNACVRSASASVLVNGSPMEEFQLRRELRQGDPLSPFLFLLVAEGFSLLMDKSVKRKLFDGYEFGNGEVQVSHTQYADNTITMGRSWKNVWATKAILQLFKMVSG, from the coding sequence ATGGGATTCAATGATAAGTGGAGAAAATGGACTAATGCTTGTGTTCGATCCGCTTCTGCCTCTGTTTTGGTTAACGGTAGTCCGATGGAAGAATTCCAGTTAAGGAGAGAGTTAAGGCAAGGGGACCCTCTTTCCCCGTTCCTTTTCCTTTTAGTGGCGGAAGGCTTTAGCCTTTTGATGGACAAAAGTGTTAAGAGGAAATTGTTCGATGGTTACGAGTTTGGTAATGGAGAGGTACAAGTATCTCACACTCAGTATGCGGACAATACTATTACTATGGGAAGAAGTTGGAAAAATGTATGGGCAACCAAAGCAATTTTACAGCTTTTCAAAATGGTAtcgggttga